The Hevea brasiliensis isolate MT/VB/25A 57/8 chromosome 1, ASM3005281v1, whole genome shotgun sequence genome has a window encoding:
- the LOC131175358 gene encoding uncharacterized protein LOC131175358: MLSSGNNLSRGSATMSSDVPPLTQCLSLEPITLGYQKYTRSGEVRRVLGIPLGSASEDHSFGVAHAKPPPPVTTEELKHFKESVQDACKKAWDRTKMLRDSLFKLDKYREALSSKKRQE; this comes from the exons ATGTTAAGTTCAGGGAATAATTTAAGCCGGGGAAGTGCCACAATGTCATCAGATGTTCCACCCTTGACACAGTGTTTATCTTTGGAACCAATTACATTAGGCTATCAGAAATATACTCGTTCTGGAGAGGTTAGGCGGGTTTTGGGTATCCCTCTTGGAAGTGCATCAGAGGACCATTCCTTTGGAGTTGCTCATGCCAAGCCTCCACCTCCGGTGACAACAGAggaactaaaacactttaaagaaAGTGTGCAAGATGCTTGTAAAAAGGCCTG GGATAGAACAAAAATGTTGCGTGATTCCTTGTTCAAATTGGATAAGTATAGGGAAGCGTTAAGCTCAAAGAAGCGACAGGAGTGA